Proteins from a genomic interval of Streptomyces sp. NBC_01445:
- the aroC gene encoding chorismate synthase, with amino-acid sequence MSRLRWLTAGESHGPALVATLEGLPAGVPITTEMVADHLARRRLGYGRGARMKFERDEVTFLGGVRHGLTMGSPVAVMVGNTEWPKWEQVMSADPVDPEILADLARNAPLTRPRPGHADLAGMQKYGFDEARPILERASARETAARVALGAIARSYLKETAGIEIVSHVTELASAKAPYGVYPTPADVDKLDADPVRCLDADASKAMVAEIDQAHKDGDTLGGVVEVLAYGVPVGLGSHVHWDRRLDARLAAALMGIQAIKGVEVGDGFELARVPGSKAHDEIVTTPDGIKRTSGRSGGTEGGLTTGELLRVRAAMKPIATVPRALATIDVATGEAAKAHHQRSDVCAVPAAGIVAEAMVALVLADAVAEKFGGDSVPETRRNVQSYLDHLQIR; translated from the coding sequence TTGAGCAGGTTGCGCTGGCTGACCGCTGGGGAGTCCCACGGACCCGCACTTGTCGCGACGCTGGAGGGACTTCCCGCCGGCGTGCCGATCACCACGGAGATGGTGGCGGACCACCTGGCCCGGCGGCGGCTCGGCTATGGACGCGGCGCGCGGATGAAGTTCGAGCGCGACGAGGTGACCTTCCTCGGCGGCGTGCGCCACGGCCTGACCATGGGTTCGCCGGTCGCGGTCATGGTGGGCAACACCGAGTGGCCCAAGTGGGAGCAGGTCATGTCGGCCGACCCGGTCGACCCCGAGATCCTCGCCGATCTGGCGCGCAACGCGCCGCTGACCCGGCCCCGCCCGGGTCACGCCGACCTCGCCGGCATGCAGAAGTACGGCTTCGACGAGGCCCGGCCGATCCTGGAGCGGGCCTCCGCCCGTGAGACGGCGGCCCGCGTCGCGCTCGGCGCCATCGCCCGCTCCTACCTCAAGGAGACGGCCGGCATCGAGATCGTCAGCCACGTCACCGAGCTGGCGAGCGCCAAGGCCCCCTACGGCGTCTACCCGACCCCGGCCGATGTCGACAAGCTCGACGCCGACCCGGTGCGCTGCCTGGACGCGGACGCGTCGAAGGCGATGGTCGCGGAGATCGACCAGGCCCACAAGGACGGCGACACCCTCGGCGGTGTCGTCGAGGTCCTCGCCTACGGCGTGCCGGTGGGCCTCGGCTCGCACGTGCACTGGGACCGGCGTCTGGACGCCCGCCTCGCGGCGGCCCTCATGGGTATCCAGGCCATCAAGGGCGTCGAGGTCGGCGACGGCTTCGAGCTCGCCCGCGTGCCCGGCTCGAAGGCGCACGACGAGATCGTGACGACGCCCGACGGCATCAAGCGCACGTCGGGCCGCTCCGGCGGCACCGAGGGCGGCCTCACCACCGGTGAACTGCTGCGTGTGCGCGCCGCGATGAAGCCGATCGCGACGGTCCCGCGCGCGCTCGCCACCATCGACGTGGCGACCGGCGAGGCCGCGAAGGCCCACCACCAGCGCTCCGACGTGTGCGCGGTCCCGGCCGCCGGCATCGTCGCCGAGGCCATGGTCGCGCTCGTGCTCGCCGACGCCGTCGCGGAGAAGTTCGGCGGCGACAGCGTCCCCGAGACCCGGCGCAACGTGCAGTCGTACCTCGACCACCTCCAGATCCGGTGA
- a CDS encoding shikimate kinase, whose amino-acid sequence MTGPLVVLVGPMGVGKSTVGELLAEWLGCPYRDTDADIVAAQGRPIADIFVDEGEPHFRALERQAVREAVAGHTGVLALGGGAILDESTRALLAPLPVVYLSMDVEEAVKRTGLNTARPLLAVNPRRQWRELMEARRHLYTEVARVVVPTDDRTPEEVARAVLDALELKKA is encoded by the coding sequence GTGACCGGCCCGCTGGTCGTACTCGTCGGCCCGATGGGCGTCGGCAAGTCCACGGTGGGGGAGCTGCTCGCCGAGTGGCTCGGCTGCCCCTACCGGGACACCGACGCGGACATCGTGGCCGCCCAGGGCCGCCCCATCGCGGACATCTTCGTGGACGAGGGCGAGCCCCACTTCCGCGCACTCGAACGGCAGGCCGTGCGCGAGGCCGTCGCCGGGCACACCGGTGTGCTCGCGCTCGGCGGCGGAGCGATCCTCGACGAGTCGACACGCGCGCTGCTGGCCCCGCTCCCCGTCGTCTATCTGTCGATGGACGTCGAGGAGGCGGTCAAGCGGACCGGCCTCAACACCGCCCGTCCGCTGCTCGCCGTCAACCCGCGCCGCCAGTGGCGCGAGCTGATGGAGGCCCGCCGCCACCTGTACACCGAAGTCGCCCGCGTCGTCGTACCCACCGACGACCGCACCCCCGAAGAGGTCGCCCGCGCGGTCCTCGACGCCCTGGAGTTGAAGAAGGCATGA